One stretch of Mobula birostris isolate sMobBir1 chromosome 5, sMobBir1.hap1, whole genome shotgun sequence DNA includes these proteins:
- the enc1 gene encoding ectoderm-neural cortex protein 1 — MRMSVRMHENRKSRASNGSMNIYLFHKTTYADSVLTHLNLLRQQRLFTDVLLHAGEKTFPCHRAVLAACSRYFEAMFSGGLRESKDNEVNFHNSIHPEVLELLLDYAYSSRVLINEENAESLLEAGDMLQFQDIRDACAEFLEKNLHPTNCLGMLLLSDAHHCTKLYELSWRMCLSNFPTISKSEDFLQLPKDTLVQLLSSEELETEDEKLVYETTIKWVKYDVSRRHCCLPELLQTVRLALLPAVYLMENVATEELITRQLKSKELIEEAIHCKLKILQNDGVVTSLCARPRKTGHALLLLGGQTFMCDKVYLIDHKAKEIIPKADIPSPRKEFSACAIGCKVYVTGGRGSENGVSKDVWVYDTLHEEWSKSAPMLVARFGHGSAELKHSLYVVGGHTAATGRQPASPSVSLKQVEQYDPVTNKWTMVAPLREGVSNAAVVSAKLRLFAFGGTSVSHDKLPKVQCYDPVENRWTVPATCPQPWRYTAAAVLGNQIFIMGGDTEFSACSAYRFNSETYQWTKVGDVTAKRMSCHAVASGNKLYVVGGYFGTQRCKTLDCYDPTLDTWNSITTVPYSLIPTAFVSTWKHLPT; from the coding sequence ATGAGAATGTCAGTAAGGATGCACGAAAACCGGAAATCAAGAGCCAGCAATGGCTCGATGAATATCTATCTCTTCCACAAGACCACCTATGCTGACAGTGTCCTCACCCACCTGAATCTTCTGCGTCAACAGAGGCTCTTCACAGATGTCCTCCTTCATGCGGGGGAGAAGACCTTTCCTTGTCACAGGGCTGTGCTGGCTGCCTGCAGCCGCTACTTTGAGGCCATGTTCAGCGGAGGATTACGCGAGAGCAAGGACAACGAAGTTAATTTCCATAACTCCATACACCCGGAGGTTCTCGAGCTTCTTTTAGACTATGCTTACTCGTCGCGTGTCCTTATCAACGAAGAAAACGCAGAATCACTACTGGAGGCAGGTGATATGCTGCAGTTCCAAGATATTCGTGATGCTTGCGCAGAGTTCTTGGAGAAAAACCTACACCCAACCAACTGTCTGGGAATGCTGCTGCTCTCCGACGCCCATCATTGCACTAAACTTTATGAGCTGTCCTGGAGGATGTGCCTCAGTAACTTCCCAACCATCAGCAAGAGCGAAGATTTTCTGCAGCTGCCAAAGGATACACTGGTGCAGCTTCTCTCAAGCGAAGAGCTGGAGACAGAggacgagaagcttgtgtatgAGACCACCATAAAATGGGTGAAGTACGATGTGAGCAGGCGTCACTGTTGTTTGCCCGAACTGCTGCAGACTGTTCGACTGGCCCTCCTTCCAGCCGTTTACCTGATGGAGAACGTGGCCACAGAAGAGCTTATTACCAGGCAGCTGAAGAGTAAGGAGTTAATTGAAGAAGCAATACATTGCAAGTTAAAGATTTTACAGAACGATGGAGTTGTGACCAGTCTTTGTGCCAGGCCTCGAAAAACTGGGCATGCCTTGTTGCTCCTTGGGGGACAGACTTTTATGTGCGATAAAGTTTATCTAATAGACCATAAAGCAAAGGAGATCATTCCAAAAGCAGACATTCCCAGCCCACGCAAAGAATTCAGTGCATGTGCAATTGGCTGCAAAGTATATGTGACCGGAGGGCGAGGGTCAGAAAACGGAGTCTCTAAGGATGTTTGGGTGTATGATACTCTTCATGAAGAATGGTCAAAGTCTGCCCCAATGCTGGTTGCGAGGTTTGGCCACGGATCTGCTGAGCTGAAACATTCCCTGTATGTGGTGGGTGGTCATACTGCAGCCACAGGACGACAGCCAGCCTCCCCCTCCGTTTCCCTCAAGCAGGTGGAGCAGTACGACCCAGTGACCAATAAGTGGACAATGGTGGCGCCTCTTCGAGAAGGTGTCAGCAATGCTGCTGTGGTCAGTGCCAAGCTTAGACTGTTTGCCTTTGGTGGTACCAGCGTGAGCCACGATAAGCTGCCGAAAGTACAGTGTTACGACCCAGTTGAAAATAGATGGACTGTACCAGCCACCTGCCCTCAGCCTTGGAGGTACACAGCTGCGGCTGTCCTGGGAAACCAGATTTTCATCATGGGTGGGGATACCGAATTCTCTGCCTGTTCTGCATACAGATTTAACAGCGAGACCTATCAATGGACGAAAGTTGGCGATGTGACTGCAAAGCGAATGAGCTGCCATGCTGTGGCCTCTGGAAATAAACTCTATGTAGTTGGGGGCTATTTTGGCACTCAGAGATGTAAAACACTGGACTGCTATGATCCCACTTTGGACACGTGGAATAGCATCACTACAGTTCCATATTCATTAATTCCCACAGCGTTTGTTAGCACATGGAAGCATCTTCCTACCTAG